One region of Eleutherodactylus coqui strain aEleCoq1 chromosome 5, aEleCoq1.hap1, whole genome shotgun sequence genomic DNA includes:
- the LOC136629043 gene encoding uncharacterized protein — MEKERSKMAESVLDLTLEILFQLTGEDYTVVKKTSSAGCRAPVCDGWGRPLSPISGPPPHPLIHEDINVQKILELTNKMIELLTGELLYPQKDLTDINATEMDVRVKQEFKEEIPTDDYPDDSIGSSEGCLLFVDCKAEDCGITQVTYEEPTIIPNISPALHSKDPSSDPLIQVPSTDSSQTDEQNESQRRGGIEQSVISSDRPYSCFECGKCFAKKSNLVLHQRIHTGEKPYSCSDCGKRFSQKPNLVTHQKIHTGERPFSCSECGKFFIWRSHFVNHQRIHAEGQPFSCSECGKRFTAKSSLVKHQVIHTGEKPFACSECGKGFTKKSNLALHQRIHTGEKPYSCSDCGKSFAQKPNLVSHQRIHIREFTQERSHFQIQNVRNLLP, encoded by the exons ATGGAGAAGGAGAGAAGcaagatggcagaaagtgtattagatctcaccctagagatactcttccagcttactggagag gattacacagtagtgaagaagacctctagtgctggctgtcgggcccctgtgtgtgatggatggggaagacccctgagcccaatctcGGGGccaccacctcaccccctgatacatgaggacatcaatgtacagaagattctagaactcaccaacaagatgattgagctgctgactggagag CTTTTGTATCCACAAAAAGATCTGACCGATATTAATGCCACAGAGATGGATGTGAGGGTCAAACAGGAGTTTAAGGAGGAGATACCTACAGATGACTATCCAG ATGACAGTATTGGGAGCTCAGAGGGATGTTTACTATTTGTGGATtgtaaagcagaagattgtggtatcacacaagtTACATATGAAGAACCTACCATTATCCCAAATATCTCcccagcccttcacagcaaagatccatcatctgatcctcttatacaggtcccatctactgattcatcacagactgatgAGCAGAATGAAAGTCAGAGAAGGGGTGGTATAGAGCAAAGTGTTATCTCAAGTGACAGGCCATATTCATGTTtcgaatgtggcaaatgttttgctAAGAAATCAAATCTGGTTTTacaccagagaattcacacaggggaaaagccgtattcatgttcagattgtggcaaACGTTTTTCCCAGAAACCAAATCTTGTGACACATCAGAAAATCCACACAGGTgaaaggccattttcatgttcagaatgtgggaaattttTCATTTGGAGATCACATTTTGTTAATCACCAGAGAATTCACGCGGAGGGgcaaccattttcatgttcagaatgtgggaaacgttttactGCGAAATCctctcttgttaaacatcaggtaattcacacaggggagaagccatttgcatgttcagaatgtgggaaaggttttactaagaaatcaaatcttgctttacatcagagaattcacacaggagagaaaccatattcatgttctgattgtggcAAATCTTTTGCCCAGAAACCAAATCTTGTttcacatcaaagaattcacatcagagaattcacacaggagagaagccatttccaaattcagaatgtgagaaatctcTTACCATGA